The Chitinophaga pinensis DSM 2588 region ATAGCTATATTGCATGGGTGACCCATTTCAATGAAAAACTAAACATCAGAGATATATGTCTTGACGGTATCACTAACCTGTCGGAAATTGATCCGGCCTTCAAAGGCGAAAAAATGGAAGGCATCTGCATCGCTGCTGTAAAAAACAATGAATGGTACCTCCACCTTGTTGCAGATAATGACAAAGGCGCAAGCAAAATATTTTATATAAAAATGGCGCCGGATCAATTGCATCCATATAAAAAAAAATGAATTGCCGAAGTACCCCGGAATCAGGCTGAGTACATATTTTCCTATTGCTGACATACTATTGCTGTTTTGTTACGATTGTAAATTACGCCCTATTCTGAGACGAATCAGAACAATGTGCACCGGACGCATTTTCGTGTACACAGGACGCAAAAGCGTGTGCATGGGAAACCTAAAAAGGACTCACTCTTCGTATTATCGGCTCATTATCCCGGAACTACGCCGTTCATGCTTCGTTGGCGAACGAAGCATGAACGGCGTAGTTCCGGGATAATGTCCTTGTAATAGGACAAACAACATTATCACAGGCTATTGATATTATTCAAACATCTCCTTATCTTACCTGCACAACCTAATCCACAACCCGTTATGAAAAAGTGTATATCTACATTCGTTGTATGTTGTTTCATTGTATTAAATATATCAGCACAAAATACCAGCTGTAACTGCCTCAGTAACCTTGATACCGTTATCAGTAATACAAGCGCCAACTATGCCGGTTTTCCTGATAAAACCAGTGGCAATAAAACTACTGCCTATCACAATATGGTCAACGCCCTGCATAAACGTGCCAATGGCATCACTGATCCTGTTACATGTTTTGCCATCATTAAAGACTACGTAGCCTGGTTTAAAGACCGGCATTTTGATTTCTCCTATGCCACCGATAGTACACAATGGCGCTTATCCACATTCAACGAAGCACAGCTCAGAAAATCATTGCTTAAAAAACGTCAACCACTGGAAGGCATCTGGACCAATCCTGATAGCACTCTGCAAATAGCCATCAGACAAACACCCAGCGGAAACTATGAAGGCATTGTCATCAAGAGTCTTGACAAAAAAATTCCCGTCGGTTTAGTCTATTGTACCATTAACAAAACTACCCGTGGCTATTCCTATGAAAAATACAACTACCTCACAATGGACTATCCTGCTCAGCTACAAGGGGGTGTATTAAGACTCTGGAATGCAGAACTCTGGGGAAAAGTATATCCCAAAGAAATGAATGCAACAGAGCAAACAGAGTTGGCCACATGGAAGAACTACAACTTCGGCTTAGATTTTAAACAACTGGATCAGCAAACCGCATATCTGAAAATACCTACCTTCAGCAGGGACAATCTTGTTCAAAAACTGATCAGCGATAATGACTCCATCATCCGTCATACAAAATATCTGATCGTTGATCTGAGAAATAACGGTGGAGGTAACACAGGATGGGCTTATCTTTTACCCTACCTGATGACACAACCGATCGGTCAGGGGAATAATTATCTTCGGCTCTCTCCCAAAAACACACAACGGGTATTGGCAGAAATAAAACCTCTGGTAGAAAATCCTATTCAGGATGAACTAAAGAAATACTATACACCTTCACTTGTACAACAGTACCAACAGATATATAAAGAAATGCCGCTTGCGAAAACAGCATTTTACACCATTCCATCCGTCACAATACCGCTTGATTCCATTACACCTCATCCAGTTCTGATAGCACTGGTTTTTGATGAACTATGTGGAAGTTCAACAGAGTACTTTTTTCAGGTGTCAAAGCAAAGCAAAAAGATAATACGCTATGGCACATCTACGCTTGGCATGATGGATTATGCAGGTATGCCTCAAAGTACACCACTTCCGTTTAAAGGCTATTACCTGGCAATACCGGATACGAAATCCAGCTGGACAGATACAGCGCCTATTGATGCCACCGGATTGCAACCAGAAAAAGATTTAAGCAAAATACCTCAGACTGAATGGGTTGATTTTATCCGGAGAGACTTAAAGCAGTATTAACATTTTTTATATAGAAAATCCCGATTTTCAGTTATATCTTTCGCCCCGTTATGTATATATCTTTGTAGCATAATTAATAAACGAATGCCCCAGCATTTATTAGTTATAACTGAAAACCATGAACTTACCATTTATTGAAATCATTGAGTGGACCGAGAAAGACCCTAATCTGCTCATGTGGAAATTTCCGCACCGGGATGCAGACATTAAAAACGGCGCAAAACTGATTGTTCGTGAATCCGAAAAAGCACTTTTGTTAAGTGAAGGTAAACTGGCCGACGTATTCGAAGCCGGTACGCATACACTGAGTACAGAAAACATTCCCCTCTTAAGCAGACTGAAAGGATGGAAATATGGCTTTCAGGCCCCGTTTAAAGTAGATGTCTATTATCTCTCTGCCAAACAATTTGTCAACCTCAAATGGGGTACCCCTGCTCCGATCATGTTGTCGGATGCACAGTTCGGCCAGGTCCGTGTAAGAGCCTTCGGTAGTTACAATGTACGCATTGCCGATACGGCGAAGTTCTTCCGGGAATATGCCGGCACCCTCCCCTGGTTGTCTGTAATGGATCTGCAAAACAAACTGAGAGATTTTATCGCGCCTAAATTCGGTGAAGCATTAGCCAACGCGCATATCCAGGTACTCGATATTGCAGGCAATCTAACTGACCTGAACAATAAGATAAAACCACTCATTCAGCCTTATTTTGAAGCCTTTGGCATCGAAGTAACAGCGTTTGTTGTCAGCAGTGTCAACCTGCCCGATGAAGTGGCCAAACATTTTGACACCATGACCAACATGAACATGGTGAAGGATATGGATACTTATCTGAAATTCAATCAGGCTAACGCTGTTGGTCAAACGGGAACAGCACTCAACGATGCCGCCCAGCAAGGCGCTGCCATGGCCTATATGATGAGTGCCATGAATGCGCAGAAAACAGACGCAAAACCCGCAGACGATCTTGAATCTAAGTTGAAACAGCTCAAAACGCTGCACGACAACGGACTGATCGATGCAGAAGAATATAAAGCAAAAAAAGCCGACATCTTATCCAAACTATAAGAGGATGGAGAATGACAATAAAAAGCCGTCGTTCATAGAACGTATGAAGCAGCGCGCCGTATCACAGGAACCTTATAGTGGAAAAGCCGAAGACTTTAACCCAGGCACCAATCAAGCCGCCTGCCCCAACTGCGGTGCAGGACGTGCCAAACAGGACGGACTGACACATTGCGCCTACTGCGGACATACTTTCATTAACACAACGCTCAGCGACGGACACTACATTAAAGGATCTGATAATTCTACAATTTAGTTATGGGTTTATTTAACCGCGGACAATCACAGGACGACAAACTCCAAACCGAAACCATTAAAAGTGAACTGGCAGCGCTTGAATCAAGACTGGACAATTTCCTTGCAAAACTGAATGACCGTATCGACCTTTTGATCGCCGGTTTCATCGCTGAAGCCCCTGCTATCATGGCGACTGACGACCGTTTCGGACAAGCCTATTACCGCTTCTCTTCCGGCATTAAAGGACAGGCCACCAATATGCGGGAGAAAGTAAGAGAAGTAATGGAAACACAGATAGAGCCTGCTTACAGCCGTTATTCGGATATACTGTCTGCCGGTTCTGATGCCTATCGTCTCGTACACGAATGGCGTCACCGTTGCGCTGAAAAAGCCAATAACTGGGAAGACGAGCTGCAACACCGGATGGACGCCGCCACCGAACAGGTAGAAAGAAAGAACTATGAGCCGATCTTCCTGGACATGGTGAATCAATACATGCAGCAATGTAAATCCGTCCTTTGTACACAATGCGGAGACAACCTGCAGATCGCACAGGTATACTATCATAGTGCTTATGTCAACTGCCCCTCCTGTAATACGCAGAACATCTTCGAACCTGGTGTGATCGCCCGCGACCTGGAACAGAACGCCCGTAAACTGGCAGAACAGCGTAGCAAACATTTCATGGATGCACACGAACAGAAAAGAGCGGAAGAAGAAGCACTCTATCAACAGATGCATAACCTGCAACTGAAAATGAGCTTCCAGGAACTGCAGGCGAAAAGTGGTCCGCTCTATGCACAACTACTTGCGCTGAACAATCAACGCGTGGCAGCAGAAGACGAAATACCCGCACAGCTGGATAAATATTACAGGAACATCTTTGATGAACTGAACGGCTTACTCCCCG contains the following coding sequences:
- a CDS encoding S41 family peptidase, with the translated sequence MKKCISTFVVCCFIVLNISAQNTSCNCLSNLDTVISNTSANYAGFPDKTSGNKTTAYHNMVNALHKRANGITDPVTCFAIIKDYVAWFKDRHFDFSYATDSTQWRLSTFNEAQLRKSLLKKRQPLEGIWTNPDSTLQIAIRQTPSGNYEGIVIKSLDKKIPVGLVYCTINKTTRGYSYEKYNYLTMDYPAQLQGGVLRLWNAELWGKVYPKEMNATEQTELATWKNYNFGLDFKQLDQQTAYLKIPTFSRDNLVQKLISDNDSIIRHTKYLIVDLRNNGGGNTGWAYLLPYLMTQPIGQGNNYLRLSPKNTQRVLAEIKPLVENPIQDELKKYYTPSLVQQYQQIYKEMPLAKTAFYTIPSVTIPLDSITPHPVLIALVFDELCGSSTEYFFQVSKQSKKIIRYGTSTLGMMDYAGMPQSTPLPFKGYYLAIPDTKSSWTDTAPIDATGLQPEKDLSKIPQTEWVDFIRRDLKQY
- a CDS encoding SPFH domain-containing protein: MNLPFIEIIEWTEKDPNLLMWKFPHRDADIKNGAKLIVRESEKALLLSEGKLADVFEAGTHTLSTENIPLLSRLKGWKYGFQAPFKVDVYYLSAKQFVNLKWGTPAPIMLSDAQFGQVRVRAFGSYNVRIADTAKFFREYAGTLPWLSVMDLQNKLRDFIAPKFGEALANAHIQVLDIAGNLTDLNNKIKPLIQPYFEAFGIEVTAFVVSSVNLPDEVAKHFDTMTNMNMVKDMDTYLKFNQANAVGQTGTALNDAAQQGAAMAYMMSAMNAQKTDAKPADDLESKLKQLKTLHDNGLIDAEEYKAKKADILSKL